Part of the Methanobacterium paludis genome is shown below.
ATCTAAATAGTATCCGAGCCTACGACTCCTTTGGGGAACCAATGGATTATACAATTGTTTAAAACTGTTTAAATCATTCTGGTTCTTCTGTTAAAAATGAAAATAATAAGATTCTTTTAAAAACAATTAAAAATAAAATCTTTTTTTTTAACCGAATTAATTTTTTAACTGATTTTAAATGAATTAATGAAAATGGATATAATAAAATAGCTCTTTAATTATTTATTATAAATGAAATATCCATTATAATAAACTTAAAAAATTAAAAAGTGGAAAAGGTTTAAAAACCTATAAGTTCACAGCCACAGCGTCGTAAACATCTTCAAGTTTTAAAAGTTTTTCTATTTCAGTTCCCTTAACTTTCTGGTCCACTTTAAGAACCATAACTGCTTCTCCACCAAGTTCTTTTCTTCCAACTTGCATTTTGGCTATGTTTATACCTTGTTCACCTAATCTTGTACCTATTGCACCGATTATCCCAGGTATGTCCTTGTATCTAACAATTAACATGGTTCCTTCTGTTTCAACATCAACTTTGTAGCCATCTATCATGATTATTTCAGGTTCTTTGGCGGCGATTCCCTCAAGACTAATGTCTTTACTTTCAGACTTCATTTCAACCTTTATTAGACTTTTATATCCTTTTGCATCGCATCTTTTACCCTCGGTTACTACTATACCTCTAATTTTAGCAACACTGTTTGCATTGACAAGGTTCACAGGTTCTGTGAGTATTGGATTTAAAATTTCCTGCAGTACCATCCTGGTTAAAATATCCTGTTTTTTGAACTCTGAAAGTTCTCCGCAGTAAGTTATGTTAATCTCCTTTATGTTACCTTTGGCTGTCTGCATCAGGAATTTTCCAAGTTTTTCTGTGAGTTTGAAGTATGGTTTTATGAGTTGAAATGTTTCAGGGTCAAGAACAGGCATGTTCAAGACGTTTTTAGGAGATTCTCCTTTGAAAACTTTTTTTATCTCATTTGCAACTATTATGGCTGCATCTCTCTGGGCTTCTGCTGTTGATGCTGCTATGTGGGGGGTTAAAACCACATTGTCAAGTCCAAATAGTGGATTGTTCTTTGGTGGTTCTTCCTCATAAACGTCAAGACCTGCACCTCCTATTTTACCTGTTGAAAGTGCTTCGTAGAGATCTTCCTCTTTGATTATTCCTCCCCTTGCACAGTTCACAATAAATGCATTTTCTTTCATGATGTCAAACTGTGGTTTTGCTATGAGGTGTTTAGTCTCAGGGGTTAAAGGAACGTGTACTGTCATGACGTCAGAGTTTTTAAGGAGAGTTTCAAGGTCAACAACTGTCACTCCAAGCTCTGCTGCAGCTTCTTCTGTTATGTAGGGGTCATAAACTAATGCATCCATACCAAAAGCCTTTGAACGGGTTACAACCTGACTTCCTATTCTTCCCATTCCAATAACGCCTAAAGTTTTGCCGTTGAGCTCTAGTCCCATGAATTTTTTCTTCTCCCATTTACTTTCCTTAACAGATTTGTCTGCAATTGAGATCTTCCTTGCAAGGGAGAGTATAATTCCCATGGTATGCTCTGCAACTGTTATTGAAGTTGATTCTGGTGCATTTACAACCATTATACCGTGCTCTGTTGCAGCCTCAACATCCACGTTGTCAACACCCACTCCTGCACGGGCTATGATCTTGAGTTTCTCTGCAGCTTCTATAACTTCACGGGTCACTTTGGTCCTGCTTCTTACAATAATGGCGTCAAAATCTTTTATAACAGTTACAAGCTCTTCTTTTGTGATTGAAGTGTTATTAACAACTTCTGCAACATCTTTAAGCTCATCTATTCCTTTTTCATTTATTTGATCAGCGATAAGTACTTTCATATTATCCATCTTCTCAGCTCCAATTCTTCACCATAGTTATATTAGATTAAAAACATTTTAAATTTTGTTAATTCTTATATTTATAATAAATATTGCCATATTTTTGTATATTATTATATATTATATTCATTTATGAAACGGATATATACCAGTTAAGGACAGAAGGATTTATAACTTTAAAAAACTTTTAAGATTAGAGAAAAGGTGGAGGTGTTACTTTTGGTCTCTGTAGATGAATTCATAATTGTGAGCTCAAATCATGTTCCGGGATACGAAATTTTAGAAACAAAAGGTTTCGTATACGGACTTACGGTACGAAGTAGAGGTGTAGGTGGACAGGTGGGCGCAGGAATACGTTCCATGTTCGGTGGTGAAATAAAAGAGTACGTACAGATGATGGAGCACTCCAGAAACGAAGCTCTTGAAAGGGTAATAGAACACGCCATGGAAATGGGTGCAAATGCAATAATAAGCGCACGTTTTGATTCAAACGAGATGTCAAATGTAATGCAGGAAATTTTAGCCTATGGTACGGCAGTAGTTGCCCAAAAAGTTGAAGAATAATTAAATTCAAAAATTCAATATGAAAATTTCAATAGAATTTAATCCAAATAAAATTTAATCTATTGGGTAATGAGATAATTTATCTTAAAAATAGATAATTCAAATGTGATAACAGCAAGGATGAAATTCAAATGTTTAAAGGGACTATAGAACTCAACGGACATGAAGTGCCGAGAACTCTCCTCGGAACCTCCCCATTTATGGGCATTAAGGCTGCCCAGTTTGGGCACAGATCAATGCTTTACCAGCTTGATTTTTACGACAAACCGGAGAAAATACTGCAACTAATCGAAAAATCATACGAACTCGGAATCAGAGGAATTCAACTCGTTCCATACCCATACATAGTCGAAGCCTTTAAATGGGCTGCAGATGAAGGATGCGAAATGGAGATAATTGGAACTGTGAGACCAGATAACGAACTTGAAGATATCAAAGTTTTGTCAGAGCTTGAAGCCCGTGCAATTCTCCTTCATGGTGTCGTAACTGACAAAACTGACTGGAATTTTTTAGAAGATAAGCTTCAGCTCATAAAGGATCAAAATATATCTGCAGGTCTTGCAACCCACATGCCTTTCAGAACAACTGCAGCACTATTAGAATCATCCGTAACTGATCTTTTTGACATTTACTTGATTCCTGTAAATAAATTAGGATATTTAATGGATTGCGATGGTTTTAGAACCGAAAACCGCGCCCAAATTCGTGATATGATCAAAAAACTGGATAAAACCGTGATTGCCAGTAAAACACTTGCAGCAGGAATATTAACTCCTAACGAAGCATTTGATTATCTTAAAACCCTTGATTATGTGGATATTGTGGCCGTGGGAATTGCTTCTGAGGAGGAAGCTGAAGAAACCTTTAGTATTCTGGCTTCTAAATGATTGAAACGATGCAATATTAAATTTGTTCAAAAACTAGTTTGTTAAACAAATTTTTTATTCTTTTAATTTCCTTTCAAATTTTATTTTTGTAGTAAAGCTTATTTTTTTTTGTTTAAAAATTTTTTTTGTTTAAAAAGAATTGAAAGAACATGAACAACTAAAAAAACAGACAGAATAACTTTCCTTAAAATAAATTAAAATTAAGAATTAAAACTTATTAAGAAGTTTATTTTAAAAAAATTAGTTAAAAAAGAATCTAAAGAAAAGAGTGTAATAAACTTATTTTAAGAAATTATTTAAAATTATTAAAAATAATAAGTTAAAATTAAAAAAGTTTGTTTTAAATGAATAAAATTGATTAACTAACGGATTAACTGCATTCTTTACGCTCTTTTACAAGTTTTAAAAACTCTTTTGAGTTTTTCATTTCCCCCATCTCCCAGTTGTGGACAACAGGGATTCCCTCAATACAGTTCATATCATTCTTGGTATCTAATATAAAGACAGCTTCCGTACCTGTCACTCCTGAAAGGTCCTTCACATTCACAGCCATCTTCTTTAAAATCTGCTGGTTACGGTTTTTTTCCATGTTAGTTATGAGGGGTCCATCGTTTTTACGAATTTTACGAACCGTTTCAGCTTCAGGCTTTGCAAGTGCATCAAATGGAGTTCTGTTCGTTTTAATCACACCGAAACCCAGATCAAAAAGTTCTTTTGGCTCCTTTTTAGTTTTATCAGAGATGTTACTCTTTTCTGGCTCAGGAACCCTGAAAAGGTTAATGGAAAGAGTTATTTTCATGTTCAAAATGCTTTCAAGCATCATTGCAGTTTCTGGAAAAGCTCTAACCATTCCATTCTCATACTTATATATTGTTTCCCTTGATACATGTGCAAGGTCCGCTAGATCTTTTCGTGAAAGGTTCTGCTCTTCCCTGATCTCTTTTATGATGTTACCGTCTATCTGAACGAAGTATCCTCCACGATCTGCAAATATTTCAGGGTAAATCTCCTCAATAAGCATACTTCGAAGGGTTTCAAGGGCTATTACAGGTATTCCATGCCTTTCATAGACTACATCTTCTTCTAAAAATTCATTTTTTGATTTGAGACCTACTATAATTGGCGATGCCAGGAAAGTGTTTGCAACTTTCTTTATTTCCTCAGCCTGTTCCCCTGTAAACCCGTCAACATTAATTAGAACCTTCATTAAGAGAAGTAAAAAGTCTTTTCTGGCGACCATATCAAAACAGCTTCTATCATATATATTAGAAGTTTCAAAACCATGACTTGATAGAAGCTCGTTTATTTCAATTAAAATATGATCTCTTTGAGCGGGAATATTAAATTTCTGCATAGTATGGGATCACCTGGTGAACGTTATGTGTAATATATTATATGTTGGTATCGATGACACAGATTCAAGTGAAGGAATGTGCACAACTTATATAACTTGTGTTATAATTGATGAACTTAAAGATTGCGGTTTTGAAATCAAGGGATATCCACGCCTTATACGTCTTAACCCATTTGCAAAGTTCAAAACACGAGGAAACGGTGCTTTATCCTTCAAATTAATTTTAAAATCAGAAAAAGAAACAAAAAAAGCTAAACAAATCATTTTAGACAGGGTTGAAGAACTATCAGAACTTCAGGATGATAGAACCAACCCCGGTGTAGTTTTCCACGAGGGAAACATCACCGATGAAAGGATCAAAGATGAACTCAAGGAATTTTCAACTAAAACCATAAGGAACGTCGTCACAATTGAGGATGCAGAAAAGCTTGCAGATAAAATAGGAGCGGAAACTTTCAAATTCAAAAAGGGAAGGGGTATAATAGGGGCTTTATCTGCCATAGGCTGCCAGCTTGAGGACCATACCTACGAACTTCTGGCCTACAGGGTGCCTGAAAACTACGGAACGGAACGGAGGATAGATCATGAATCTGTCCGTGAGATGAACCAGAAAACCTATCCTGAAACCTTTGACAACGTTGACGATGGTTACATTGCAATAGAACCACACACACCCTGTCCGGTGCTCTACGGAATAAGAGGAGAAAGTCCAGAAGCTGTAAGGAAAGCTCATAACATTGTTAAAGTTGGAGAGCCTGTAGAAAGGTTCTGTGTATTCAAGACCAACCAGCACACAGATATGCACCTTCAAAGGACAGATAAAATTGTTGATATGGAGAAACTAAAATGTTACATCGTTGAGGGAACTGTTAAAGACAAACCTCATTCAATCGAAGGTGGCCACATCATATTCACTCTACAGGATGATTCAGGTGAGATAGAATGCGCAGCTTACGAGCCTACCAAAGAATTCAGGGATATTGTAAGAGAATTTGCACCCGGCGACAAGCTCATAGTTTACGGTGGAATTGGAGAGAAAGGAACGTTGAACGTCGAAAAACTCAAGATTTTAGAGCTTGCACATGTTTACAAAACTTTAAACCCAATGTGCGAATGTGGAAAACGTATGAAGTCCGCTGGAAGCGATAAGGGTTATAAGTGTCCTAAATGCGGTAAAAAACTACGTGACGGCTCAAAAGATATGGTTGAGATTCAAAGAAACATTGAAAAAGGTTTCTATGAAGTTCCACCGTCTGCAAGAAGACATTTAAGTAAACCACTTGTTAGAATGCTTAAAAACAGTTGAATCATGAGTTAAAACAAGTTTTGATATCGTTATTTGATCTATGCTTGAGTATACCCTATTTTTTCTTCCATTTAATTTTTTTAAGTTTAAAGCTTTTTTTAACAATTTAACGCCTAAAACGTGTCTTTGTAGTTCATTATTTAATTTAAGCTTAAAACGTATTTTTAAATTTATTATGATTAATTCAAGATTTTTTTCCTTGTAATTTTTTCTAAATTTCACATATTATTAAGATATGTGAATCAAGAGGATTAAATCGAATATTGATGAAGATATGAGATGTAATGTATGAATAAATAATTGATCCAAAAAGTTATGTTCAATGCAGACAGCTTATCATCAATGATAACTGAAAAACTAGCAGACTTCATAATTCAAACAGAATATGATAAAATCCCAAAAAACGCAGTGGAAAAGGCAAAACTCTGCTTTCTGGACTTTTTAGGGGTTGCATTGAGGGGATCCCAGAGTAAAAGTGGGGTTATTGTAACAAATATATTGGAAGATGGTTTGAAAGATGCTGACGAATCAACAGTTCTGGGGCACCAAAAGGCCAGTCCACTTGATGCAAGTCTTGCAAACGGTATTTTTGCTCATTCACTTGATCTGGACGATGGCCACAGGCTTGCACAGCTACATCCTGGATGTTGCGTCATACCAGCCGCACTTTCCCTCTGCGAATCCCGAAACAAAAGCGGAAAAGATTTTATAAGTTCAGTTGTAGTTGGATATGAAACTGCGATTGCCCTGGGAATGCTTGTAAATCCCAATCATCGCACACTTGGTTTTCACAGTACAGGAACCTGCGGAGCATTTGGAGCCGCAGCTGCTGCCTGTAAATCCATGAATCTAAAATATAATGAAATTTTAAACACTTTAGGACTTGCAGGAACCCAGGCAGCAGGATTACTGGAATCGGACCACGCAGGCAGTATGGGAAAACATCTTCACGCAGGTAAAGCTGCCCAATCAGGAGTATTATCTGCTTTACTTGCAAGAAATGGCTTTACTGGAGCTAAATCCATAATAGATGGGAAAGAAGGATTTTTAAATGCAATGGTGTATCCTAATATTGAAATGGACGATAACAAAACAGATAATATTAAAATTGATGATGGAACAGACGCTGTTAAGACAGATGATAAATCAAACGATACTAATAATGGTAAAAATAAAAATGGAAGCAGACAGATCGATCTGGACAAATATCATATTTCAGACGTTTATTTTAAAAAATACCCAGTTTGCAGGCATTTACACTCTACAATAGACGCAACGCTTGATATTTTAAATCAAGTGAATTTGGATAATTCAGATGGTTTGAGAGACGTGAATGGCATAACAAGTGAACAAATTCATAAAATAACCGTTAAAACCTATAAAATCACAGCAGGACATGACAACTACCATCCTGAAACTATCGAAGCTTTAAGGCAGAGCCTGCCCGTGAGTCTTGCAATTGCAATTTCTAAGGGCAATTTGAACTTAAATAACCTTGAAATAACTGAAGATATAAAAAAAATTTCAAATAAAATAGTTATAGAACATGATGCAAATTTTGATGAATTATATCCCCTCATGAGGCCTTCCGAAGTTAGAGTAACAATAACCAATAAAACGAATGGAGATTACAGTAAAACATACAACAAACATGTTGATCTACCTCAAGGAGAACCTGAAAATCCATTTAAAAAAGATGTTATTATTGAAAAATTCCATGATTTGAATCCTGAAGTTGATCTGGATGTTCTAAAAGTTATTGATGATATTGAGTTGTATAGAATGGGCGACCTTATGGATATCTTAAATGAAGAATTTAAATTAATAAATACTTCCAAAAATTTGAATAAACCTGAAATAAAGAGCATTTAATGTCTAAATAACTGAACAACCAAATATACATTTACCAATAACCCCATATTATAGTCTCAAAATAATTTAATCTCAAATAATTGAATCACTAAACTTTCAATAACAAAATAAATACCTCTTCAATGAATTTAAACATCAACAAGGATACAAAAATGGATACTACAAACATTTAACAGTTTAAAATAGATAGATGATTAAATAAATGATTAAAAGGTGATTTTATGCAAACAGAGGATTTTCTTGATGGAATTGGGATAAACAAATGCAATGACAACCTAAAAGAATCAGAAAAAAGGTTCCCTGACGGTGCTCAGTACAGATTTGAGGTTCCAGGCATTCAAAAACCTGCTGCGATGGCCGCCCTTATTGATACGGCCGATAAGTACGACGTTAAAGTCCACAGGGTCACCCAAACCAAGGGAATAATGCTTCTCACAGACTCTGAAATCGAAGCTATGATTAACATGGCAAAATCTTCCAAAATAGAGCTTTTTTTAAGTGTTGGACCCCGTGCAACCTATGATACAAGCGCATCTGCAAATACAAAAGAAGGTGCAAGGATCGGATACAGATTAAGAGGGTATAAAAATCTTGTATATGCCATAGAAGATGTCAAGAGGGCCGTAAATTTAGGAGTCAAAGGTATAGTCATCTATGATGAAGGTTTATTGTGGGTGCTTGGTAAAATGCGCAGTGCTGGAGAACTGCCTGAAAATGTGCATTTCAAGGTTTCTGCCCACTGTGGACACGGTAACCCTGCATCCGCAAAGCTTTTAGAAGAGATTGGGGCTGATTCTTTTAACCCTGTGCGTGACCTTCAGATACCAATGATGTCAGCCATCCGCCGGGCCATAAATATTTCCATAGACCTTCACATGGAAAATCCGAAGTCTTCAGGTGGTTTTATAAGACACTACGAAGCCCCCGAAATCATAAAGGCAGTTGCACCAGTTTACCTTAAAACAGGAGGAGCCGTGGCAGCCCATCATGGATGGGATACAACTGAGGCCCAGGCTGCAGAACGTGTGCGACAGGTTTTCCTGGTTCAAAGTATGATAGATCGTTACTATCCTGATGCAAAGATTTCAAATGTTGGTGCAAAAGATATGGCAATTCCAGAATGATAAAATTTCAAGTGATAATTATTTCCCATATATTATTTTATTTTCAATTTAAAACTTAGAAAAGAGATTAAGTGTAAAAGTAAGATTTTTATAATTGAAACTTAAAGGTATCTTAAGGGTATAATCAAAATTTAGATGAGGAATTATTAATTTAATACAAACTTATTCAATTTATCCCGGGACGTATTTTAATGGAAATAGCTCATCTCGTTAAAAATGCAGTTATCGAAGCCAGCACCACCTTCCGTGAAGACCAGCTCGATGCTTACAGACAAGCACTTAACGATGAAACCAATGAAAATACCAAGTGGGTTTTCGAACTTTTACTTGAAAATGCAGACATAGCAAAGCGTGAAAAGGTCCCACTATGCGATGACACAGGTATTCCACATATTTATATCGAGATCGGGAATGAAGTTCTGCTTCCAAGCTGCTTTTTCCAGGAGATAAGATCAGGTGTCGAAGCAGGTTTGAGGGCACTTCCAGCAAGGCCTATGGCTGTCCATGGAAATGATATTGAACGAATAGAACAGAGTAAAGGTCTTTACGATGACCCTGGTAAATTGGTGCCTGCCCCATTTTTAATGGACACTGTACCAGGTGAAGGTGTCAGGATTCATGTGCTCATGTTGGGTGGAGGTCCCGAGATCAGATCCCACACTTATAAAGTTTTCCATAAACGGGATCATAGAAAAGTATTTGGGGATGTTGTAACATGGTTGAGATCAGAGGTTCCAATGCTTGGATGCACTCCATGTATTCCTGCTATTGGCATTGGTAGAACTCATTTTGAAGCTTCATCCCTCATGCTGAAAGCAATGGCCTATGGGGATCTTAACAGACAGTCCGAAACGGAAAATTTCATAACTGAATCTTTGAACAGCTCAATGATTGGTGCTCTGGGTATTGGAGGTTCTGTAACAGCATTAGGATCATTTATTAAAGTAGGTCCTCAAAGGGCCAGTGGTGTTAGAATAGTGTGTGTCAGACCTTGCTGCTGCATGGAACCCAGAAGATCGTCTGTTTATTTACCTTCTAAAACCATGGAAGGATATTAAAGTGATTATATATGGCAACTGAAAGAAAAACTGTGGAAGAAATGCTTAAACTTAGTGCTCCAAAATGGAGAACTGCTATAACCAAAATTGAGCCAAATAAAATCATAACCAGAGGATATTCGCAGGAAGATCTAATTGGGAATATATCATTTCCTGAAATGGTTTACCTACTACTGAAAGGGGATATTCCATCTGAAAATGAATCAAAAATGCTTGAATCAGTTCTGGTTTCCTTCTGTGATCATGGTATAACACCTCCAAGCACCCAGGTCGCGAGGCTTATGGCATCCACAGGTTCT
Proteins encoded:
- a CDS encoding aldo-keto reductase family protein — protein: MFKGTIELNGHEVPRTLLGTSPFMGIKAAQFGHRSMLYQLDFYDKPEKILQLIEKSYELGIRGIQLVPYPYIVEAFKWAADEGCEMEIIGTVRPDNELEDIKVLSELEARAILLHGVVTDKTDWNFLEDKLQLIKDQNISAGLATHMPFRTTAALLESSVTDLFDIYLIPVNKLGYLMDCDGFRTENRAQIRDMIKKLDKTVIASKTLAAGILTPNEAFDYLKTLDYVDIVAVGIASEEEAEETFSILASK
- a CDS encoding heavy metal-binding domain-containing protein; the protein is MVSVDEFIIVSSNHVPGYEILETKGFVYGLTVRSRGVGGQVGAGIRSMFGGEIKEYVQMMEHSRNEALERVIEHAMEMGANAIISARFDSNEMSNVMQEILAYGTAVVAQKVEE
- the serA gene encoding phosphoglycerate dehydrogenase codes for the protein MKVLIADQINEKGIDELKDVAEVVNNTSITKEELVTVIKDFDAIIVRSRTKVTREVIEAAEKLKIIARAGVGVDNVDVEAATEHGIMVVNAPESTSITVAEHTMGIILSLARKISIADKSVKESKWEKKKFMGLELNGKTLGVIGMGRIGSQVVTRSKAFGMDALVYDPYITEEAAAELGVTVVDLETLLKNSDVMTVHVPLTPETKHLIAKPQFDIMKENAFIVNCARGGIIKEEDLYEALSTGKIGGAGLDVYEEEPPKNNPLFGLDNVVLTPHIAASTAEAQRDAAIIVANEIKKVFKGESPKNVLNMPVLDPETFQLIKPYFKLTEKLGKFLMQTAKGNIKEINITYCGELSEFKKQDILTRMVLQEILNPILTEPVNLVNANSVAKIRGIVVTEGKRCDAKGYKSLIKVEMKSESKDISLEGIAAKEPEIIMIDGYKVDVETEGTMLIVRYKDIPGIIGAIGTRLGEQGINIAKMQVGRKELGGEAVMVLKVDQKVKGTEIEKLLKLEDVYDAVAVNL
- a CDS encoding transcriptional regulator, with the protein product MQKFNIPAQRDHILIEINELLSSHGFETSNIYDRSCFDMVARKDFLLLLMKVLINVDGFTGEQAEEIKKVANTFLASPIIVGLKSKNEFLEEDVVYERHGIPVIALETLRSMLIEEIYPEIFADRGGYFVQIDGNIIKEIREEQNLSRKDLADLAHVSRETIYKYENGMVRAFPETAMMLESILNMKITLSINLFRVPEPEKSNISDKTKKEPKELFDLGFGVIKTNRTPFDALAKPEAETVRKIRKNDGPLITNMEKNRNQQILKKMAVNVKDLSGVTGTEAVFILDTKNDMNCIEGIPVVHNWEMGEMKNSKEFLKLVKERKECS
- a CDS encoding tRNA(Ile)(2)-agmatinylcytidine synthase; translation: MCNILYVGIDDTDSSEGMCTTYITCVIIDELKDCGFEIKGYPRLIRLNPFAKFKTRGNGALSFKLILKSEKETKKAKQIILDRVEELSELQDDRTNPGVVFHEGNITDERIKDELKEFSTKTIRNVVTIEDAEKLADKIGAETFKFKKGRGIIGALSAIGCQLEDHTYELLAYRVPENYGTERRIDHESVREMNQKTYPETFDNVDDGYIAIEPHTPCPVLYGIRGESPEAVRKAHNIVKVGEPVERFCVFKTNQHTDMHLQRTDKIVDMEKLKCYIVEGTVKDKPHSIEGGHIIFTLQDDSGEIECAAYEPTKEFRDIVREFAPGDKLIVYGGIGEKGTLNVEKLKILELAHVYKTLNPMCECGKRMKSAGSDKGYKCPKCGKKLRDGSKDMVEIQRNIEKGFYEVPPSARRHLSKPLVRMLKNS
- a CDS encoding MmgE/PrpD family protein, whose amino-acid sequence is MIQKVMFNADSLSSMITEKLADFIIQTEYDKIPKNAVEKAKLCFLDFLGVALRGSQSKSGVIVTNILEDGLKDADESTVLGHQKASPLDASLANGIFAHSLDLDDGHRLAQLHPGCCVIPAALSLCESRNKSGKDFISSVVVGYETAIALGMLVNPNHRTLGFHSTGTCGAFGAAAAACKSMNLKYNEILNTLGLAGTQAAGLLESDHAGSMGKHLHAGKAAQSGVLSALLARNGFTGAKSIIDGKEGFLNAMVYPNIEMDDNKTDNIKIDDGTDAVKTDDKSNDTNNGKNKNGSRQIDLDKYHISDVYFKKYPVCRHLHSTIDATLDILNQVNLDNSDGLRDVNGITSEQIHKITVKTYKITAGHDNYHPETIEALRQSLPVSLAIAISKGNLNLNNLEITEDIKKISNKIVIEHDANFDELYPLMRPSEVRVTITNKTNGDYSKTYNKHVDLPQGEPENPFKKDVIIEKFHDLNPEVDLDVLKVIDDIELYRMGDLMDILNEEFKLINTSKNLNKPEIKSI
- a CDS encoding fumarate hydratase, whose translation is MEIAHLVKNAVIEASTTFREDQLDAYRQALNDETNENTKWVFELLLENADIAKREKVPLCDDTGIPHIYIEIGNEVLLPSCFFQEIRSGVEAGLRALPARPMAVHGNDIERIEQSKGLYDDPGKLVPAPFLMDTVPGEGVRIHVLMLGGGPEIRSHTYKVFHKRDHRKVFGDVVTWLRSEVPMLGCTPCIPAIGIGRTHFEASSLMLKAMAYGDLNRQSETENFITESLNSSMIGALGIGGSVTALGSFIKVGPQRASGVRIVCVRPCCCMEPRRSSVYLPSKTMEGY